The following are encoded in a window of Etheostoma cragini isolate CJK2018 chromosome 7, CSU_Ecrag_1.0, whole genome shotgun sequence genomic DNA:
- the csde1 gene encoding cold shock domain-containing protein E1 isoform X4 — MGSPWKGFVEFTLPASPPTAFVSADLSSTSPVGLSLSPYGRSHIQVHFPGSEMERGSSEPPVARNTGSAPSTSTGPMPIPRSSSLSCHPHPGSKKHKRTPLYQRSMSFDPGMLHNNGHTAYANGTGPGIRETGVVEKLLTSYGFIQCSERQARLFFHCSQYNGNLQELKIGDDVEFEVSSDRRTGKPIAVKLLKIKPEVLPEERISGQVGPDLHAYPFTVLHGYIHPVVSAIPVHLDGKSAPGQVHTGSVCYERNGEVFYLTYTPDDVEGNIHLDTGDKVSFYMETNKHTGAVSARNIQLVKKKQMRCQGVVCATKEAFGFIERADVVKEIFFHYSEFKGDLEALQAGDDVEFTIKDRNGKEVATDVRLLPQGTVIFEDISIEQFEGTVVKVIPKVPTKNQNDPLPGRISSRIGFNDKELPFGEKDTKSKVTLLEGDHIQFNISTDRRDKLERATNIDILPDTFDFTKETREMGVIAAIRDGFGFIKCVDRDARMFFHFSEVLEESQLHISDEVEFTVVPVGPVYKLFTKDMLSAQRNHAVRIKKLPKGTVSFHTQSEQRFMGVVEKEVVATTNKNASPTKSKEKEAEEGVIAYEDCGVKLTVPYHNKDLEGGGYPQVGDKVEFSINEVKRTGQQSAVSIRVLNRNASNAKRLLGFVATLKDNFGFIETANHDQEIFFHYSEMCGDLENLELGDTVEYTLSKGKGNKVSAEKVTKVAAVNGISEDVGATAMMGKVIRPLRSVDPSQTEYQGLIEVTEEGETKGQNYPFGIMGMSNKADCLQKGELVKFQVCTVAQTGQKMASNVVPQRRAMVECVKDQFGFITYEVGESKKLFFHVKEVQDGLELQTGDEVEFSVVLNQRTGKCSACNVRRVSEGPKQVATPRPDRLVNRLKSITLDDASAPRLVIVRQPRGPDNSKGFNVERKTRQPGVID; from the exons ATGGGCAGCCCCTGGAAAGGCTTTGTTGAGTTTACCTTGCCTGCGTCACCACCCACCGCGTTTGTTAGCGCTGACCTGAGCAGCACCTCCCCTGTCGGACTCAGCCTGTCGCCATATGGCCGATCT CATATCCAAGTCCATTTCCCAGGGTCAGAAATGGAAAGAGGCTCCTCTGAACCTCCAGTGGCTCGCAACACTGGCTCTGCCCCATCTACCTCTACTGGTCCCATGCCTATCCCCcgctcctcctccctctcttgcCATCCCCACCCAGGAAGTAAAAAACACAAGCGGACTCCCTTGTATCAGAGATCA ATGAGTTTTGACCCAGGCATGCTCCATAACAATGGACATACTGCGTACGCCAACGGCACAGGGCCTGGCATAAGAGAGACTGGTGTGGTGGAGAAGCTTCTGACTTCCTACGGGTTCATTCAGTGCTCCGAACGTCAGGCTCGTCTCTTCTTCCATTGCTCCCAGTACAATGGCAACCTGCAGGAGCTTAAAATAGGAG ATGATGTAGAGTTTGAGGTATCCTCTGACAGGCGCACTGGCAAGCCCATAGCAGTGAAGCTGCTAAAGATAAAGCCAGAGGTGCTGCCAGAGGAGCGCATCTCGGGCCAGGTGGGGCCAGACCTGCACGCCTATCCCTTTACTGTGCTGCATGGTTATATTCATCCA GTTGTCTCTGCAATCCCAGTGCACTTGGATGGAAAGTCTGCTCCTGGCCAGGTGCACACTGGCAGTGTTTGTTATGAAAGAAATGGG GAAGTGTTTTACCTTACCTACACTCCCGATGATGTGGAGGGCAATATCCACCTGGACACAGGCGACAAAGTCAGCTTTTATATGGAAACCAACAAGCA TACTGGTGCAGTCAGTGCTCGTAATATTCAACTTGTGAAGAAAAAGCAAATGAGGTGCCAGGGTGTGGTGTGTGCTACAAAG GAGGCCTTTGGATTCATTGAGAGAGCAGATGTGGTGAAGGAGATCTTCTTTCACTACAGCGAGTTCAAGGGTGATCTGGAGGCTCTACAGGCTGGAGATGATGTTGAGTTCACCATTAAAGACCGGAAT GGTAAAGAAGTAGCCACAGATGTTAGGCTGCTCCCCCAAGGAACAGTCATCTTTGAGGATATCAGCATCGAGCAGTTTGAAGGCACTGTTGTAAAGGTCATTCCCAAGGTTCCCACTAAAAACCAG AACGACCCTCTACCAGGCCGCATCAGTTCCCGGATTGGTTTCAATGACAAGGAACTGCCGTTTGGTGAGAAAGACACAAAGTCCAAAGTGACCCTTTTGGAGGGAGACCACATACAATTCAACATCTCCACCGACCGCAGAGACAAGCTGGAGAGGGCTACCAACATAGACATTCTCCCAGACACATTTGACTTCACCAAGGAGACCCGTGAAATG GGGGTAATTGCAGCTATACGTGATGGTTTTGGCTTCATTAAGTGTGTGGATCGGGATGCCAGGATGTTCTTTCACTTCAGTGAAGTCCTGGAGGAAAGTCAACTGCACATCTCAGATGAAGTGGAGTTCACTGTTGTGCCTGTAGGTCCTGTTTATAAGCTTTTCACAAAA GATATGCTATCAGCTCAGAGGAACCATGCAGTGCGCATCAAGAAGCTGCCAAAGGGCACAGTGTCCTTCCATACCCAGTCTGAGCAACGCTTTATGGGTGTGGTGGAAAAAGAAGTTGTGGCAACCACCAACAAGAATGCAagtcccaccaagagcaaggaAAAG GAAGCTGAGGAAGGAGTGATTGCCTATGAAGACTGTGGAGTGAAGCTCACTGTGCCATACCATAACAAGGACCTAGAGGGGGGAGGATACCCACAGGTCGGAGATAAG GTGGAGTTCTCCATCAACGAAGTGAAGCGAACTGGCCAGCAGAGCGCAGTCTCCATTAGGGTCCTCAACCGTAATGCCTCCAATGCCAAGAGACTGCTTGGATTTGTTGCCACACTGAAGGACAACTTCGGCTTCATTGAGACAGCAAATCACGACCAGGAGATTTTCTTTCACTACAG TGAAATGTGTGGAGACCTGGAGAACTTGGAGCTGGGCGACACAGTTGAATACACTCTTTCTAAGGGAAAAGGAAACAAAGTCAGTGCTGAAAAAGTTACCAAAGTGGCTGCAG TGAATGGCATTAGTGAGGATGTTGGTGCGACCGCAATGATGGGGAAAGTTATCCGCCCCTTACGCAGTGTAGACCCTTCCCAGACTGAATACCAAGGGCTAATTGAAGTCACAGAGGAAG GTGAAACTAAAGGTCAGAATTATCCCTTTGGAATCATGGGTATGTCAAACAAGGCCGATTGTCTGCAGAAAGGAGAACTTGTTAAGTTCCAAGTTTGCACAGTAGCCCAAACTGGTCAGAAGATGGCCTCTAATGTGGTCCCTCAGCGTAGAGCCATGGTGGAATGTGTCAAAGACCAG TTTGGCTTTATCACATATGAAGTGGGTGAGAGCAAGAAGCTGTTTTTCCATGTAAAAGAAGTGCAAGATGGCCTAGAACTCCAGACTGGGGATGAGGTGGAGTTCTCTGTTGTCCTCAATCAACGCACAGGAAAATGTAGTGCCTGCAACGTACGCAGAGTCAG TGAGGGGCCTAAACAGGTGGCCACTCCACGTCCGGATCGTCTGGTTAACCGATTAAAGAGCATCACTCTTGACGACGCCAGTGCTCCTCGCCTGGTGATTGTAAGACAGCCCCGTGGTCCTGACAATTCAAAG GGCTTTAATGTGGAGCGCAAGACTCGGCAGCCTGGTGTCATTGACTGA
- the csde1 gene encoding cold shock domain-containing protein E1 isoform X10: MGSPWKGFVEFTLPASPPTAFVSADLSSTSPVGLSLSPYGRSHIQVHFPGSEMERGSSEPPVARNTGSAPSTSTGPMPIPRSSSLSCHPHPGSKKHKRTPLYQRSMSFDPGMLHNNGHTAYANGTGPGIRETGVVEKLLTSYGFIQCSERQARLFFHCSQYNGNLQELKIGDDVEFEVSSDRRTGKPIAVKLLKIKPEVLPEERISGQVVSAIPVHLDGKSAPGQVHTGSVCYERNGEVFYLTYTPDDVEGNIHLDTGDKVSFYMETNKHTGAVSARNIQLVKKKQMRCQGVVCATKEAFGFIERADVVKEIFFHYSEFKGDLEALQAGDDVEFTIKDRNGKEVATDVRLLPQGTVIFEDISIEQFEGTVVKVIPKVPTKNQNDPLPGRISSRIGFNDKELPFGEKDTKSKVTLLEGDHIQFNISTDRRDKLERATNIDILPDTFDFTKETREMGVIAAIRDGFGFIKCVDRDARMFFHFSEVLEESQLHISDEVEFTVVPDMLSAQRNHAVRIKKLPKGTVSFHTQSEQRFMGVVEKEVVATTNKNASPTKSKEKEAEEGVIAYEDCGVKLTVPYHNKDLEGGGYPQVGDKVEFSINEVKRTGQQSAVSIRVLNRNASNAKRLLGFVATLKDNFGFIETANHDQEIFFHYSEMCGDLENLELGDTVEYTLSKGKGNKVSAEKVTKVAAVNGISEDVGATAMMGKVIRPLRSVDPSQTEYQGLIEVTEEGETKGQNYPFGIMGMSNKADCLQKGELVKFQVCTVAQTGQKMASNVVPQRRAMVECVKDQFGFITYEVGESKKLFFHVKEVQDGLELQTGDEVEFSVVLNQRTGKCSACNVRRVSEGPKQVATPRPDRLVNRLKSITLDDASAPRLVIVRQPRGPDNSKGFNVERKTRQPGVID, encoded by the exons ATGGGCAGCCCCTGGAAAGGCTTTGTTGAGTTTACCTTGCCTGCGTCACCACCCACCGCGTTTGTTAGCGCTGACCTGAGCAGCACCTCCCCTGTCGGACTCAGCCTGTCGCCATATGGCCGATCT CATATCCAAGTCCATTTCCCAGGGTCAGAAATGGAAAGAGGCTCCTCTGAACCTCCAGTGGCTCGCAACACTGGCTCTGCCCCATCTACCTCTACTGGTCCCATGCCTATCCCCcgctcctcctccctctcttgcCATCCCCACCCAGGAAGTAAAAAACACAAGCGGACTCCCTTGTATCAGAGATCA ATGAGTTTTGACCCAGGCATGCTCCATAACAATGGACATACTGCGTACGCCAACGGCACAGGGCCTGGCATAAGAGAGACTGGTGTGGTGGAGAAGCTTCTGACTTCCTACGGGTTCATTCAGTGCTCCGAACGTCAGGCTCGTCTCTTCTTCCATTGCTCCCAGTACAATGGCAACCTGCAGGAGCTTAAAATAGGAG ATGATGTAGAGTTTGAGGTATCCTCTGACAGGCGCACTGGCAAGCCCATAGCAGTGAAGCTGCTAAAGATAAAGCCAGAGGTGCTGCCAGAGGAGCGCATCTCGGGCCAG GTTGTCTCTGCAATCCCAGTGCACTTGGATGGAAAGTCTGCTCCTGGCCAGGTGCACACTGGCAGTGTTTGTTATGAAAGAAATGGG GAAGTGTTTTACCTTACCTACACTCCCGATGATGTGGAGGGCAATATCCACCTGGACACAGGCGACAAAGTCAGCTTTTATATGGAAACCAACAAGCA TACTGGTGCAGTCAGTGCTCGTAATATTCAACTTGTGAAGAAAAAGCAAATGAGGTGCCAGGGTGTGGTGTGTGCTACAAAG GAGGCCTTTGGATTCATTGAGAGAGCAGATGTGGTGAAGGAGATCTTCTTTCACTACAGCGAGTTCAAGGGTGATCTGGAGGCTCTACAGGCTGGAGATGATGTTGAGTTCACCATTAAAGACCGGAAT GGTAAAGAAGTAGCCACAGATGTTAGGCTGCTCCCCCAAGGAACAGTCATCTTTGAGGATATCAGCATCGAGCAGTTTGAAGGCACTGTTGTAAAGGTCATTCCCAAGGTTCCCACTAAAAACCAG AACGACCCTCTACCAGGCCGCATCAGTTCCCGGATTGGTTTCAATGACAAGGAACTGCCGTTTGGTGAGAAAGACACAAAGTCCAAAGTGACCCTTTTGGAGGGAGACCACATACAATTCAACATCTCCACCGACCGCAGAGACAAGCTGGAGAGGGCTACCAACATAGACATTCTCCCAGACACATTTGACTTCACCAAGGAGACCCGTGAAATG GGGGTAATTGCAGCTATACGTGATGGTTTTGGCTTCATTAAGTGTGTGGATCGGGATGCCAGGATGTTCTTTCACTTCAGTGAAGTCCTGGAGGAAAGTCAACTGCACATCTCAGATGAAGTGGAGTTCACTGTTGTGCCT GATATGCTATCAGCTCAGAGGAACCATGCAGTGCGCATCAAGAAGCTGCCAAAGGGCACAGTGTCCTTCCATACCCAGTCTGAGCAACGCTTTATGGGTGTGGTGGAAAAAGAAGTTGTGGCAACCACCAACAAGAATGCAagtcccaccaagagcaaggaAAAG GAAGCTGAGGAAGGAGTGATTGCCTATGAAGACTGTGGAGTGAAGCTCACTGTGCCATACCATAACAAGGACCTAGAGGGGGGAGGATACCCACAGGTCGGAGATAAG GTGGAGTTCTCCATCAACGAAGTGAAGCGAACTGGCCAGCAGAGCGCAGTCTCCATTAGGGTCCTCAACCGTAATGCCTCCAATGCCAAGAGACTGCTTGGATTTGTTGCCACACTGAAGGACAACTTCGGCTTCATTGAGACAGCAAATCACGACCAGGAGATTTTCTTTCACTACAG TGAAATGTGTGGAGACCTGGAGAACTTGGAGCTGGGCGACACAGTTGAATACACTCTTTCTAAGGGAAAAGGAAACAAAGTCAGTGCTGAAAAAGTTACCAAAGTGGCTGCAG TGAATGGCATTAGTGAGGATGTTGGTGCGACCGCAATGATGGGGAAAGTTATCCGCCCCTTACGCAGTGTAGACCCTTCCCAGACTGAATACCAAGGGCTAATTGAAGTCACAGAGGAAG GTGAAACTAAAGGTCAGAATTATCCCTTTGGAATCATGGGTATGTCAAACAAGGCCGATTGTCTGCAGAAAGGAGAACTTGTTAAGTTCCAAGTTTGCACAGTAGCCCAAACTGGTCAGAAGATGGCCTCTAATGTGGTCCCTCAGCGTAGAGCCATGGTGGAATGTGTCAAAGACCAG TTTGGCTTTATCACATATGAAGTGGGTGAGAGCAAGAAGCTGTTTTTCCATGTAAAAGAAGTGCAAGATGGCCTAGAACTCCAGACTGGGGATGAGGTGGAGTTCTCTGTTGTCCTCAATCAACGCACAGGAAAATGTAGTGCCTGCAACGTACGCAGAGTCAG TGAGGGGCCTAAACAGGTGGCCACTCCACGTCCGGATCGTCTGGTTAACCGATTAAAGAGCATCACTCTTGACGACGCCAGTGCTCCTCGCCTGGTGATTGTAAGACAGCCCCGTGGTCCTGACAATTCAAAG GGCTTTAATGTGGAGCGCAAGACTCGGCAGCCTGGTGTCATTGACTGA
- the csde1 gene encoding cold shock domain-containing protein E1 isoform X8 — protein sequence MGSPWKGFVEFTLPASPPTAFVSADLSSTSPVGLSLSPYGRSHIQVHFPGSEMERGSSEPPVARNTGSAPSTSTGPMPIPRSSSLSCHPHPGSKKHKRTPLYQRSMSFDPGMLHNNGHTAYANGTGPGIRETGVVEKLLTSYGFIQCSERQARLFFHCSQYNGNLQELKIGDDVEFEVSSDRRTGKPIAVKLLKIKPEVLPEERISGQVVSAIPVHLDGKSAPGQVHTGSVCYERNGEVFYLTYTPDDVEGNIHLDTGDKVSFYMETNKHTGAVSARNIQLVKKKQMRCQGVVCATKEAFGFIERADVVKEIFFHYSEFKGDLEALQAGDDVEFTIKDRNGKEVATDVRLLPQGTVIFEDISIEQFEGTVVKVIPKVPTKNQNDPLPGRISSRIGFNDKELPFGEKDTKSKVTLLEGDHIQFNISTDRRDKLERATNIDILPDTFDFTKETREMGVIAAIRDGFGFIKCVDRDARMFFHFSEVLEESQLHISDEVEFTVVPVGPVYKLFTKDMLSAQRNHAVRIKKLPKGTVSFHTQSEQRFMGVVEKEVVATTNKNASPTKSKEKKKDKAKVVEKEAEEGVIAYEDCGVKLTVPYHNKDLEGGGYPQVGDKVEFSINEVKRTGQQSAVSIRVLNRNASNAKRLLGFVATLKDNFGFIETANHDQEIFFHYSEMCGDLENLELGDTVEYTLSKGKGNKVSAEKVTKVAAVNGISEDVGATAMMGKVIRPLRSVDPSQTEYQGLIEVTEEGETKGQNYPFGIMGMSNKADCLQKGELVKFQVCTVAQTGQKMASNVVPQRRAMVECVKDQFGFITYEVGESKKLFFHVKEVQDGLELQTGDEVEFSVVLNQRTGKCSACNVRRVSEGPKQVATPRPDRLVNRLKSITLDDASAPRLVIVRQPRGPDNSKGFNVERKTRQPGVID from the exons ATGGGCAGCCCCTGGAAAGGCTTTGTTGAGTTTACCTTGCCTGCGTCACCACCCACCGCGTTTGTTAGCGCTGACCTGAGCAGCACCTCCCCTGTCGGACTCAGCCTGTCGCCATATGGCCGATCT CATATCCAAGTCCATTTCCCAGGGTCAGAAATGGAAAGAGGCTCCTCTGAACCTCCAGTGGCTCGCAACACTGGCTCTGCCCCATCTACCTCTACTGGTCCCATGCCTATCCCCcgctcctcctccctctcttgcCATCCCCACCCAGGAAGTAAAAAACACAAGCGGACTCCCTTGTATCAGAGATCA ATGAGTTTTGACCCAGGCATGCTCCATAACAATGGACATACTGCGTACGCCAACGGCACAGGGCCTGGCATAAGAGAGACTGGTGTGGTGGAGAAGCTTCTGACTTCCTACGGGTTCATTCAGTGCTCCGAACGTCAGGCTCGTCTCTTCTTCCATTGCTCCCAGTACAATGGCAACCTGCAGGAGCTTAAAATAGGAG ATGATGTAGAGTTTGAGGTATCCTCTGACAGGCGCACTGGCAAGCCCATAGCAGTGAAGCTGCTAAAGATAAAGCCAGAGGTGCTGCCAGAGGAGCGCATCTCGGGCCAG GTTGTCTCTGCAATCCCAGTGCACTTGGATGGAAAGTCTGCTCCTGGCCAGGTGCACACTGGCAGTGTTTGTTATGAAAGAAATGGG GAAGTGTTTTACCTTACCTACACTCCCGATGATGTGGAGGGCAATATCCACCTGGACACAGGCGACAAAGTCAGCTTTTATATGGAAACCAACAAGCA TACTGGTGCAGTCAGTGCTCGTAATATTCAACTTGTGAAGAAAAAGCAAATGAGGTGCCAGGGTGTGGTGTGTGCTACAAAG GAGGCCTTTGGATTCATTGAGAGAGCAGATGTGGTGAAGGAGATCTTCTTTCACTACAGCGAGTTCAAGGGTGATCTGGAGGCTCTACAGGCTGGAGATGATGTTGAGTTCACCATTAAAGACCGGAAT GGTAAAGAAGTAGCCACAGATGTTAGGCTGCTCCCCCAAGGAACAGTCATCTTTGAGGATATCAGCATCGAGCAGTTTGAAGGCACTGTTGTAAAGGTCATTCCCAAGGTTCCCACTAAAAACCAG AACGACCCTCTACCAGGCCGCATCAGTTCCCGGATTGGTTTCAATGACAAGGAACTGCCGTTTGGTGAGAAAGACACAAAGTCCAAAGTGACCCTTTTGGAGGGAGACCACATACAATTCAACATCTCCACCGACCGCAGAGACAAGCTGGAGAGGGCTACCAACATAGACATTCTCCCAGACACATTTGACTTCACCAAGGAGACCCGTGAAATG GGGGTAATTGCAGCTATACGTGATGGTTTTGGCTTCATTAAGTGTGTGGATCGGGATGCCAGGATGTTCTTTCACTTCAGTGAAGTCCTGGAGGAAAGTCAACTGCACATCTCAGATGAAGTGGAGTTCACTGTTGTGCCTGTAGGTCCTGTTTATAAGCTTTTCACAAAA GATATGCTATCAGCTCAGAGGAACCATGCAGTGCGCATCAAGAAGCTGCCAAAGGGCACAGTGTCCTTCCATACCCAGTCTGAGCAACGCTTTATGGGTGTGGTGGAAAAAGAAGTTGTGGCAACCACCAACAAGAATGCAagtcccaccaagagcaaggaAAAG AAAAAAGATAAG GCTAAAGTTGTAGAAAAG GAAGCTGAGGAAGGAGTGATTGCCTATGAAGACTGTGGAGTGAAGCTCACTGTGCCATACCATAACAAGGACCTAGAGGGGGGAGGATACCCACAGGTCGGAGATAAG GTGGAGTTCTCCATCAACGAAGTGAAGCGAACTGGCCAGCAGAGCGCAGTCTCCATTAGGGTCCTCAACCGTAATGCCTCCAATGCCAAGAGACTGCTTGGATTTGTTGCCACACTGAAGGACAACTTCGGCTTCATTGAGACAGCAAATCACGACCAGGAGATTTTCTTTCACTACAG TGAAATGTGTGGAGACCTGGAGAACTTGGAGCTGGGCGACACAGTTGAATACACTCTTTCTAAGGGAAAAGGAAACAAAGTCAGTGCTGAAAAAGTTACCAAAGTGGCTGCAG TGAATGGCATTAGTGAGGATGTTGGTGCGACCGCAATGATGGGGAAAGTTATCCGCCCCTTACGCAGTGTAGACCCTTCCCAGACTGAATACCAAGGGCTAATTGAAGTCACAGAGGAAG GTGAAACTAAAGGTCAGAATTATCCCTTTGGAATCATGGGTATGTCAAACAAGGCCGATTGTCTGCAGAAAGGAGAACTTGTTAAGTTCCAAGTTTGCACAGTAGCCCAAACTGGTCAGAAGATGGCCTCTAATGTGGTCCCTCAGCGTAGAGCCATGGTGGAATGTGTCAAAGACCAG TTTGGCTTTATCACATATGAAGTGGGTGAGAGCAAGAAGCTGTTTTTCCATGTAAAAGAAGTGCAAGATGGCCTAGAACTCCAGACTGGGGATGAGGTGGAGTTCTCTGTTGTCCTCAATCAACGCACAGGAAAATGTAGTGCCTGCAACGTACGCAGAGTCAG TGAGGGGCCTAAACAGGTGGCCACTCCACGTCCGGATCGTCTGGTTAACCGATTAAAGAGCATCACTCTTGACGACGCCAGTGCTCCTCGCCTGGTGATTGTAAGACAGCCCCGTGGTCCTGACAATTCAAAG GGCTTTAATGTGGAGCGCAAGACTCGGCAGCCTGGTGTCATTGACTGA